The nucleotide sequence CGCGCATCGACATACTCACTCAGGTCGTCTTTGACCTCACCCGCAATCTTGCTCGGCACCTCTGCCGTGTCGAAACGGGTAATCGGCCCAATGCCGCTTTTGCCGGCGCGCTGCGCCTCTGCAAAGGCCTGGGCCCCCGTTCCGATGGGGGTCACCGGCCCCAGGCCAGTAATCGCCACCCTTCTCAGTCCTGTGATGGTCATGCTGCCCCTTCCCTCCTTGCGCTTGTGCCGCGCGAGCCGTCCCCAGTCCGGCCAGCAGGCGGCAGAGCCGGACGGTGCAGGGAAACTCCCCACGCCGCCCGGCCCGAATGTGGCTCCAGCCCTGTTACTGCTGCGAACCGATGTAATCGACGGCGGCCTGCACCGTACGGATCTTCTCGGCGTCCTCATCGCTGATGCTGATGCCGAAGCGGTCCTCTAGGCCCATGATGAGTTCTACCGTCTCCAGGCTGTCCGCGCCGAGATCCTCGACGAAGCGCGCCTCCGGCGTCACCTTATCCGCGTCGACGCCGAGCTTCTCGACGATCACTTCCTTCACTTCATCAAATGTCGCCATGTTGACTACCTCCTTGGTGCTGAAGTCTGCGCCAGTCTACACGCGGGGTGCCGCAACGCAACAAAGCTTGAACGGGGTGCAAGTCCCCGGAACACCCTCAGTGCGGGTACAGCCCGCCGTCCACCCCGATCACCTGCCCGGTGATGTATCCGGCCGCGTCCGAGGCAAGAAAGGCGACGAGCGCCGCCACCTCCTCGGCTTTGCCGAAGCGGGCAAGAGGAATGTTGGCCAGGTAGTTCTGCTGCACGTCTTCGGGGAGTCCTGCCGTCATATCCGACTCGATGAAGCCGGGGGCGACGGCGTTCAC is from Deinococcus sp. YIM 77859 and encodes:
- the acpP gene encoding acyl carrier protein, translated to MATFDEVKEVIVEKLGVDADKVTPEARFVEDLGADSLETVELIMGLEDRFGISISDEDAEKIRTVQAAVDYIGSQQ